In one window of Mercurialis annua linkage group LG4, ddMerAnnu1.2, whole genome shotgun sequence DNA:
- the LOC126678301 gene encoding uncharacterized protein LOC126678301 codes for MATKNFTHTLRPFFYGTDYPNWKFRMDNYLDMDGVNLWHMVLDGYVAHTQELNGGIIPWPRKEWTKDHVLANALNRKAICVIFSSLSSEEKGRVQHFTTAHDMWKILENYHEGTVQVKNKKVELLIGEYEGFKNKPNESVTDTTNRLFAINTNLKKLGKHYTFGEINGKILRSLPLLDWQPQITAIEEAHDIRNLRINELIGNLLLHEMTYMKEIQELKKSQEDKTKGISLKAKAIESKLEKELNASDEEDDEEMVLLSKKVREWRTRKKSQVQRYEQKGESSNFKRLLLLEEMSLAMVVANRDKKGLITTWDDESDYQSDEECQEEARANLCFMALVDESLSEVSTLSFISWDDIGIESHDSTSDIVVMKNVASASNIVNIEDVLVDDSLVYEIDDKFHDMINELTNKWKESLNNLLDFQRNSTIKFGLGYSHNPSSSKVTTFVKASSPQTSSI; via the exons ATGGCTACCAAAAACTTTACTCATACTCTTCGTCCTTTCTTTTATGGAACGGATTATCCTAATTGGAAATTTCGTATGGATAACTATCTTGATATGGATGGTGTGAACTTATGGCACATGGTTCTTGATGGTTATGTAGCTCATACTCAAGAGTTGAATGGTGGTATTATACCTTGGCCAAGAAAAGAGTGGACCAAGGATCATGTTCTAGCAAATGCTCTCAACCGGAAAGCTATTTGTGTGATCTTTTCTTCTTTGAGTAGCGAAGAGAAAGGAAGGGTTCAACATTTCACAACGGCTCATGATATGTGGAAGATTCTTGAGAACTACCATGAAGGAACGGTTCAAGTCAAGAACAAGAAGGTTGAGCTTCTCATTGGAGAATATGAAGGGTTCAAGAACAAGCCAAATGAGAGTGTCACCGACACTACCAATAGACTCTTTGCTATTAACACCAATCTCAAAAAGCTTGGTAAGCACTATACTTTCGGTGAAATCAATGGCAAAATTCTTCGTTCATTGCCTCTCCTTGATTGGCAACCGCAGATAACCGCCATTGAGGAAGCCCATGACATAAGGAATTTGAGAATCAATGAGCTTATCGGAAACTTGCTCCTTCATGAGATGACTTAcatgaaagaaattcaagaattgAAGAAGTCTCAAGAAGATAAAACTAAGGGAATTTCTTTGAAGGCTAAAGCAATTGAAAGTAAGCTTGAAAAGGAGCTCAATGCAagtgatgaagaagatgatgaagaaatGGTGCTATTGTCTAAGAAAGTAAGAGAATGGAGGACAAGGAAGAAGTCTCAAGTTCAAAGATATGAACAAAAGGGCGAGTCCTCAAACTTCAAGAGACTCCTACTCCTAGAAGAGATGTCACTTGCTATGGTTGTGGCAAACCGG GATAAGAAGGGATTAATCACCACTTGGGATGATGAAAGTGATTATCAATCCGATGAAGAGTGCCAAGAAGAGGCAAGAGCAAATCTTTGCTTCATGGCTTTGGTTGATGAGTCTCTATCCGAGGTAAGTACTCTATCCTTTATCTCTTGGGATGACATAGGTATAGAATCTCATGATAGTACTAGTGATATTGTTGTTATGAAAAATGTTGCTAGCGCTTCTAATATTGTCAATATTGAAGATGTTTTGGTTGATGACTCTTTGGTTTATGAGATTGATGATAAATTCCATGACATGATAAATGAGCTAACTAATAAAT GGAAGGAATCTTTGAACAATCTTCTTGATTTCCAAAGAAACTCAACCATAAAATTTGGGCTTGGCTATAGTCACAATCCCTCTTCCTCAAAAGTGACTACTTTTGTGAAGGCTTCTTCACCTCAAACTTCTTCTATTTAA
- the LOC126677614 gene encoding uncharacterized protein LOC126677614, translated as MAGAGIHPYHHQQWPQAAAPPPPPAAAAAGGAPPPPSGVHHPHPVLVDNSRGGPTYDEVRTIFITGLPEDAKERELQNLLRWLPGYEASQVNYKGDKPMGFALFSAPHYAIAAKDALQDLLFDAESKSVLHTEMAKKNLFVKRGIVVDSNAYDQSKRLRTGGDYSHSAYTPPSPFHPPPQPVWGPHGYMPPAPPPYDPYAGYPVPQVPMPAPAPMPAPSSYVPVQNTKDNPPCNTLFIGNLGENINEDELRGLFSVQPGFKQMKVLRQERHTVCFIEFEDMNSATNVHRSLQGAVIPSSGSIGMRIQYSKNPFGKRKDGSHHVASPSSNGGPPAMTYQ; from the exons ATGGCGGGGGCTGGAATCCATCCATACCACCACCAGCAATGGCCACAAGCAGCTGCTCCTCCGCCTCCACCGGCTGCAGCAGCAGCAGGTGGAGCTCCTCCGCCTCCTTCCGGTGTCCACCATCCACATCCTGTCCTTGTCGATAACAGCCGCGGCGGTCCCACTTATGATGAG GTGAGGACAATTTTCATAACTGGGTTACCTGAAGATGCAAAGGAAAGAGAATTGCAAAATTTATTAAGATGGTTACCTGGCTATGAGGCTTCTCAAGTTAATTATAAAGGAGATAAGCCTATGGGTTTTGCTCTTTTTTCTGCTCCCCACTATGCTATTGCTGCTAAGGATGCTCTCCAGGACCTGCTTTTCGACGCCGAGTCCAAGTCTGTTCTCCATACTGAGATGGCCAAGAAGAATCTTTTTGTTAAAAGAG GAATAGTGGTGGATTCTAATGCTTATGATCAGAGTAAGCGACTCAGAACTGGCGGTGACTATTCTCACTCTGCGTATACGCCTCCATCACCCTTTCATCCTCCTCCTCAGCCTGTATGGGGACCTCATGGGTATATGCCTCCTGCTCCTCCTCCATATGATCCATATGCAGGATACCCTGTTCCTCAGGTACCCATGCCCGCCCCTGCTCCCATGCCAGCTCCTAGCAGTTATGTACCTGTTCAG AATACAAAGGACAACCCTCCTTGTAATACCCTATTTATCGGTAATCTTGGAGAAAATATCAATGAGGATGAACTAAGGGGTCTATTCAGCGT ACAACCTGGCTTCAAGCAAATGAAAGTTTTGAGACAAGAAAGGCATACTGTTTGTTTTATTGAATTTGAA GATATGAACAGTGCAACAAACGTGCATCGTAGTTTGCAAGGTGCTGTCATCCCAAGTTCTGGCTCCATTGGCATGAGAATACA GTATTCGAAGAATCCATTTGGGAAGAGGAAAGATGGGAGCCATCATGTTGCATCTCCGAGTTCGAATGGAGGTCCACCAGCAATGACGTACCAGTAG